One genomic segment of bacterium includes these proteins:
- a CDS encoding GNAT family protein → MSRRSGTVNIESERLLLRPAVPDDAKDIVNAIHASDLQNFSFFRKSLTLKRERKYLEKIMESPSDLLYIIFRKEDERLIGSIGMHDMDMVNRNARLGISLFSKENWGNGYASEALRSFVRFVFNVSLNYSGDTRFRKLHLNVFVENKRAQKRYTALGFRKDGVLRSHYLLTDKNGNEEWHDMVHMSLLRSEWELAQQKGAA, encoded by the coding sequence ATGAGCAGAAGATCAGGAACGGTGAATATCGAATCGGAGCGCTTGCTTCTGCGTCCGGCGGTTCCAGATGATGCGAAAGACATCGTAAACGCTATTCATGCGTCCGACCTGCAGAACTTTTCATTCTTCAGGAAATCGCTAACGCTCAAGCGAGAACGAAAGTATTTGGAAAAAATAATGGAGAGCCCATCGGACTTGCTCTACATCATATTCCGCAAAGAAGACGAAAGGCTTATCGGTTCCATAGGTATGCACGACATGGACATGGTAAACCGCAACGCGCGGCTGGGTATCTCCCTCTTCTCCAAGGAAAACTGGGGCAATGGATATGCGAGCGAGGCTCTTCGATCTTTCGTTCGATTCGTGTTCAATGTCTCACTCAATTATTCTGGAGATACGAGGTTTCGTAAACTGCATCTCAACGTTTTTGTCGAGAATAAGCGGGCACAAAAGCGTTATACGGCACTCGGTTTCCGGAAAGACGGGGTACTGCGTAGCCACTACCTGCTGACGGACAAGAATGGTAACGAAGAGTGGCACGACATGGTGCACATGTCATTGTTGCGAAGTGAGTGGGAGCTTGCCCAACAGAAAGGAGCCGCATGA